The following are from one region of the Paenalkalicoccus suaedae genome:
- a CDS encoding NAD-dependent epimerase/dehydratase family protein, with protein MSTSIFVTGATGFVGRHLFHMLEELSYDVHIGVRTASPYFPPEKTHYITTSYQSIATAIEAAKPEVILHLASFAQLGLKANEIKGMIESNITLTGHLAEAAVTHGVRGFINTSSYAQFGGTTSYRPNSFYATTKQAAENILYYYSLHKDLAVVNLVLYDNYGENDTRKKLLNLIKQALINQSPLDLTPGDQLINLLHVEDVCRAFTVALDHLLTRRLTDFHRYSVMADQTLSLKALVTKLEELSGTSVQVCYGTLPYRDSEIMIPREACERLPGFTPQITLDDGLRRFLAGTSPLQGEI; from the coding sequence ATGAGTACGAGTATCTTTGTAACAGGTGCCACTGGTTTTGTAGGTAGACATCTCTTTCATATGTTAGAGGAGCTATCCTATGACGTTCACATCGGGGTAAGAACAGCCTCACCATATTTCCCACCTGAAAAGACGCATTACATCACAACTTCTTACCAATCAATCGCAACCGCCATTGAAGCCGCTAAGCCAGAGGTGATTTTGCACCTCGCCTCCTTTGCGCAACTAGGTCTCAAGGCAAATGAGATAAAAGGAATGATCGAGAGTAATATCACACTAACTGGTCACTTGGCCGAGGCAGCTGTAACTCATGGAGTGAGAGGTTTTATTAATACGAGCTCCTATGCTCAATTCGGAGGGACGACGAGCTATAGGCCTAACAGTTTTTACGCTACGACAAAGCAAGCAGCAGAGAACATCCTCTACTATTATTCTCTGCACAAAGATCTAGCAGTTGTGAATCTCGTACTTTACGATAATTACGGTGAAAACGATACGCGTAAAAAGCTCCTTAATCTTATCAAGCAAGCCCTGATAAATCAGAGTCCCCTCGACTTGACGCCAGGTGACCAACTGATCAACCTCCTTCACGTGGAGGACGTTTGCAGAGCCTTCACGGTCGCACTCGACCACCTTCTCACTCGTCGCCTTACGGACTTTCATCGCTACAGCGTCATGGCTGACCAAACCTTATCTCTCAAAGCGTTGGTAACAAAATTGGAGGAACTCTCCGGAACATCTGTACAAGTTTGCTACGGCACCTTGCCATACAGAGACAGTGAGATTATGATTCCACGTGAGGCTTGCGAAAGATTGCCGGGCTTCACGCCACAAATAACGCTTGATGACGGACTCCGACGTTTTTTAGCCGGTACATCTCCTTTACAGGGGGAGATTTAG
- the rfbG gene encoding CDP-glucose 4,6-dehydratase, which produces MISTEFWKGKRVFLTGHTGFKGAWMMSWLEQLGAHVTGYSLEAETPSLYQLLATSFKGDSIIGDIRDTKKLTDALTAAKPDIVIHMAAQAFVGESYDEPLRTFDVNVIGTASVFDATLHALANGAPIRAVVNITTDKCYENKQWVFDYRENDRLGGKDPYSASKACAELLTTSYRNSFFTNTQAGLASVRAGNVIGGGDFADSRLIPQLLHAYDQKRELTLRNPSAIRPWQHVLDPLHGYLMLAQKLYQHPDQFAEGFNFGPERVDCVPVNELVDKLSHALGQPVPTRSVAASYHEEQLLTLNCTKAKTVLGWQPVWGINQTVAKIAEWHQNTTLSTSDIVHKQIHSFMQDASR; this is translated from the coding sequence ATGATTAGCACTGAATTTTGGAAGGGTAAACGTGTTTTCTTAACTGGTCATACGGGCTTTAAAGGGGCTTGGATGATGTCTTGGCTCGAGCAATTAGGCGCACACGTAACTGGCTATAGTTTAGAGGCCGAAACGCCGTCTCTTTATCAGCTTTTAGCAACTTCGTTTAAGGGTGACTCCATTATTGGAGATATAAGAGACACAAAAAAACTGACTGATGCACTAACTGCCGCTAAGCCAGATATCGTGATTCATATGGCAGCTCAGGCGTTTGTCGGTGAGTCCTACGATGAACCACTTCGCACGTTTGACGTCAATGTTATCGGTACCGCAAGTGTATTTGATGCAACACTTCACGCTTTAGCAAACGGAGCACCTATACGTGCAGTCGTGAATATTACGACTGATAAATGCTACGAGAATAAGCAGTGGGTTTTTGACTATCGAGAGAATGATCGACTAGGAGGCAAGGATCCCTATTCTGCCAGTAAAGCATGTGCAGAGCTACTCACGACCTCTTATAGAAACTCGTTTTTTACTAACACACAGGCTGGACTAGCCTCTGTGAGAGCGGGTAATGTGATCGGTGGGGGGGATTTTGCGGATAGCAGACTCATTCCACAGCTTTTGCATGCATACGATCAAAAGAGGGAGCTCACGCTTCGTAACCCTAGTGCCATTCGCCCGTGGCAGCATGTGCTAGACCCCCTTCACGGCTATTTGATGCTTGCACAAAAACTGTATCAGCATCCTGATCAGTTTGCCGAAGGATTTAACTTTGGTCCCGAACGAGTGGATTGTGTTCCGGTGAATGAATTAGTGGATAAGCTTTCTCACGCACTCGGTCAACCCGTGCCAACGCGTAGTGTAGCTGCTTCCTATCACGAAGAACAACTATTGACACTAAACTGTACAAAAGCAAAAACCGTTCTAGGCTGGCAGCCTGTTTGGGGAATTAATCAAACGGTAGCTAAAATTGCAGAATGGCATCAAAATACAACGCTCTCTACTAGTGATATCGTGCATAAGCAGATCCACTCCTTCATGCAGGACGCATCGCGATGA
- the licT gene encoding BglG family transcription antiterminator LicT produces MKIEKILNNNVVITENEQGNELVVMGKGLAFQKKVGQQVEDEKIEKTFVLTNNNVSPKLQELLRDVPESFLALSEKILSYAKKVLQAPLDDHIYVSLTDHLSYAVTRHQQGLKLKNPLLWEVRKFYRKEYEVGLHALAIIKEETGHELDQDEAASIALHLLNSQLPNQGMDSMVKVTKLVNGILTVVRYHYGTVPDESSINYERFLTHLRYFAFRLIGNERLEPTDADDTFLFQQVSKKYPSAFECSEKVTHFVNQTFGYHVTTEEQTYLMIHIERVMNRHTT; encoded by the coding sequence GTGAAGATCGAAAAAATACTGAACAATAATGTAGTAATCACAGAAAACGAACAAGGAAACGAGCTCGTTGTAATGGGGAAAGGACTCGCTTTTCAAAAAAAGGTGGGGCAGCAGGTAGAGGACGAGAAGATTGAGAAGACGTTTGTGCTGACTAATAATAATGTATCGCCGAAGCTTCAGGAGCTGTTGCGCGACGTACCGGAATCATTTTTAGCACTGTCTGAGAAGATTCTGTCGTATGCAAAAAAAGTGCTACAGGCTCCATTAGATGATCACATTTATGTATCATTAACGGATCACTTGAGCTATGCGGTAACTAGACATCAGCAGGGTCTCAAGCTTAAAAATCCGCTACTTTGGGAGGTTCGGAAATTTTACCGGAAAGAGTATGAAGTAGGTCTTCATGCATTGGCGATTATTAAAGAGGAGACGGGGCATGAGCTTGATCAGGACGAAGCGGCTTCCATTGCGCTTCACCTTTTAAATAGTCAGCTTCCTAACCAAGGTATGGACTCCATGGTGAAGGTGACAAAGCTTGTAAACGGCATCCTCACTGTGGTGCGCTATCACTACGGCACCGTTCCGGATGAGTCATCGATTAACTATGAACGTTTTCTCACTCACCTTCGTTACTTTGCGTTTCGCCTGATCGGAAATGAACGACTTGAGCCAACGGATGCAGATGATACCTTCTTATTCCAGCAGGTGTCTAAAAAATATCCTTCTGCTTTTGAATGTAGTGAAAAAGTGACGCACTTTGTTAATCAAACCTTCGGGTACCACGTAACGACAGAAGAGCAGACGTATTTAATGATTCACATTGAGCGTGTCATGAATCGACATACGACCTAA
- a CDS encoding AAA family ATPase, with the protein MEKLIVISGPSAAGKSTLAPLFKEGLDREDYLRSWVIELDLLFLMLDPTYTYEDPYVVWSEARKQASILLKSLHPKTENLPIYVLGSTIFSPAAVAQLLEELVEEDILFYHFTLAPSIDALKERFIKRQSEVPDWILSHLQERVPYLHEPWTTVIDTSTLTPAQTRDMIESHVKQGIGNSFTIKDWLTNYASLPT; encoded by the coding sequence GTGGAAAAATTAATTGTGATTAGCGGACCATCCGCAGCAGGTAAGTCTACGTTAGCTCCTCTATTTAAAGAAGGGCTAGATAGAGAGGATTATTTGAGAAGCTGGGTTATCGAACTGGATTTACTCTTTTTAATGCTAGACCCCACTTACACGTATGAAGACCCCTATGTCGTGTGGTCAGAAGCCCGCAAGCAGGCAAGCATTTTGCTAAAGTCTTTGCATCCAAAAACGGAGAATCTCCCCATTTATGTGTTAGGTAGTACCATATTTTCTCCCGCAGCAGTAGCGCAGTTGCTCGAAGAACTTGTAGAAGAGGACATTTTGTTTTACCACTTCACGCTTGCACCATCGATAGACGCGTTGAAAGAACGCTTTATTAAAAGGCAAAGTGAGGTACCCGACTGGATCCTCTCTCATCTGCAGGAGCGAGTGCCCTATTTACATGAACCTTGGACAACCGTCATAGATACAAGCACTCTTACCCCTGCACAAACTCGGGACATGATCGAATCACATGTGAAGCAAGGAATAGGCAATTCCTTCACCATCAAGGACTGGCTAACGAACTATGCATCTCTACCTACTTGA
- a CDS encoding glycoside hydrolase family 1 protein, with translation MTQATQSFKDGFLWGGAVAANQLEGAFNEGGKGLSTADVSPNGIMHPPNFELGEHNLYHQGIDFYSKYKEDIALFAEMGFKAFRFSIAWTRIFPNGDEQTPNEEGLQFYDDVIAELHKHDIEPVITISHYEMPLGLVKNYGGWKNRQVVDFYERFANVLLDRYHDKVKYWMTFNEININLHAPFTGAGLYVENGEVSEQDIYQSIHHQFVASAKAVSYGHELRSDIQIGCMIASMITYPYSSKPEDMQKAMQQDRNTLFFSDVQARGYYPSYVKAMLEQKGITLQMEQDDEAILQAGTVDYIGFSYYMSFVATTDEELLKDSTGGNLLTGVKNPYLKATDWGWQIDPIGLRTVCNQLYDRYQKPLFIVENGMGAVDKLEDGDVVNDDYRIDYLRAHIEQMALAVRDGVDLIGYTSWGPIDLVSASTAELKKRYGYIYVDRDSEGNGSNRRIKKKSFDWYKRVIASNGQNLS, from the coding sequence ATGACACAAGCAACACAATCATTTAAGGACGGATTTTTATGGGGTGGCGCGGTAGCAGCCAATCAGCTAGAAGGAGCATTTAACGAAGGTGGGAAAGGACTATCAACAGCTGACGTCTCCCCAAACGGTATTATGCACCCACCAAACTTTGAGCTAGGCGAGCACAACTTATATCACCAAGGAATTGATTTTTATAGCAAGTATAAAGAGGATATCGCTTTGTTTGCAGAGATGGGATTTAAGGCATTTCGCTTCTCCATTGCATGGACACGAATCTTCCCTAATGGGGACGAGCAAACACCTAACGAAGAAGGCCTGCAGTTTTATGATGATGTGATTGCAGAGCTGCACAAGCATGATATTGAGCCAGTTATTACGATTTCTCACTACGAAATGCCATTAGGACTTGTGAAGAATTATGGTGGTTGGAAGAACCGTCAAGTCGTTGATTTTTACGAGCGTTTTGCGAACGTCTTGCTTGATCGCTACCATGACAAGGTGAAATACTGGATGACCTTTAACGAGATCAACATTAACCTCCACGCGCCGTTTACTGGAGCGGGATTATACGTAGAAAATGGAGAAGTTAGCGAACAGGACATTTACCAATCCATTCACCATCAGTTTGTTGCGAGTGCAAAGGCGGTAAGCTATGGACATGAGCTTCGTTCCGACATTCAGATTGGCTGTATGATTGCTTCTATGATCACCTACCCGTATTCGTCAAAGCCTGAGGATATGCAAAAAGCGATGCAACAGGATCGCAACACACTCTTCTTTTCTGACGTGCAGGCAAGAGGCTATTATCCAAGCTATGTGAAGGCGATGCTCGAGCAGAAAGGGATCACGCTTCAGATGGAGCAGGACGACGAAGCCATTTTACAGGCGGGCACCGTTGACTACATCGGCTTTAGCTACTACATGTCGTTCGTTGCGACGACAGATGAGGAGCTTTTGAAGGACTCGACTGGAGGCAACCTGCTGACGGGAGTTAAAAATCCTTACTTAAAGGCGACAGACTGGGGCTGGCAGATCGATCCTATCGGGCTTAGAACCGTGTGTAACCAGCTGTATGATCGCTACCAAAAGCCTTTATTTATCGTAGAAAATGGGATGGGTGCCGTTGATAAGCTAGAGGACGGAGATGTCGTAAATGACGATTACCGAATCGATTACTTGCGCGCGCATATTGAGCAAATGGCGCTCGCTGTAAGAGACGGCGTCGATCTAATTGGGTATACGTCTTGGGGTCCGATTGATTTAGTAAGTGCCTCGACAGCAGAGCTTAAAAAGCGTTACGGCTATATTTACGTAGATCGTGACAGTGAAGGTAACGGATCAAATCGCCGTATTAAAAAGAAGAGTTTTGATTGGTATAAGCGCGTTATTGCGTCAAACGGTCAAAACCTATCATAA
- a CDS encoding 6-phospho-beta-glucosidase, whose protein sequence is MKGFPEDFLWGGAVAANQVEGAYLEDGKGLTTVDLLPQGERRFEIMLGDLKGFTPDPDTFYPSHEGIDFYHTYKEDIALFAEMGFKALRLSIAWTRIFPTGEESEPNEAGLAFYDSVFDELRKYNIEPVVTMAHFDVPVALVEKYGGWRDRKLVELFETYAKTILTRYKDKVRYWMTFNEINMLLHLPYIGAGLVFKEGENKKKIQYQAAHHQLVASALAVKACHEIIPNAMCGCMLAAGATYPYTPDPEDVWDAVQKDRDTFFFIDVQARGAYPGYAKRMLREQGLFPDMEPGDEDILEAHTVDYLGFSYYSSRATSTDPEVNAQAAQGNVFGSVPNPYLKSSEWGWAIDPKGLRITANQLYERYQKPLFIVENGLGAVDQPTDDFVVEDDYRIAYLQAHVKEMKEAILDGVELLGYTSWGPIDLVSASTGEMKKRYGYIYVDRNNDGSGSLKRAKKKSFAWYKQVIETNGEDLSEGGQSI, encoded by the coding sequence ATGAAGGGATTTCCGGAGGACTTTTTATGGGGCGGAGCCGTTGCGGCCAATCAAGTGGAAGGTGCTTATTTAGAAGATGGCAAAGGACTGACCACTGTTGATTTACTTCCACAAGGGGAACGCCGTTTTGAGATTATGCTAGGTGACTTAAAGGGATTCACACCGGATCCTGATACGTTTTATCCGTCACATGAAGGTATTGATTTTTACCACACCTACAAAGAAGATATTGCACTTTTTGCGGAGATGGGATTCAAAGCATTGCGTCTGTCAATCGCGTGGACGCGTATTTTCCCAACAGGAGAAGAGTCAGAGCCGAACGAGGCTGGACTCGCCTTTTATGACAGTGTTTTTGATGAGCTTCGCAAGTACAATATTGAACCAGTCGTCACAATGGCGCACTTTGACGTGCCAGTAGCACTCGTGGAGAAATACGGTGGCTGGCGCGATCGTAAGCTTGTCGAATTGTTTGAGACATATGCGAAAACGATTCTTACTCGCTATAAAGACAAAGTGCGCTATTGGATGACGTTTAATGAGATCAACATGCTTCTGCATTTGCCCTACATTGGAGCAGGGCTCGTGTTTAAGGAAGGCGAAAATAAGAAAAAGATTCAGTATCAAGCAGCGCATCACCAGCTTGTTGCAAGTGCTTTAGCTGTCAAAGCGTGCCACGAGATCATTCCGAACGCGATGTGTGGCTGTATGCTCGCAGCAGGTGCCACTTATCCGTACACGCCAGATCCAGAGGACGTTTGGGACGCCGTGCAAAAAGATCGCGACACGTTTTTCTTCATTGATGTGCAGGCGAGAGGGGCGTACCCAGGCTATGCCAAGCGAATGCTGCGCGAGCAAGGCTTGTTCCCAGACATGGAGCCAGGAGACGAGGATATATTGGAGGCGCACACGGTCGACTATCTTGGCTTTAGCTACTACTCGAGCCGTGCGACATCTACCGATCCGGAGGTAAATGCGCAGGCGGCGCAGGGCAACGTGTTTGGATCAGTGCCTAATCCATACTTAAAATCTTCGGAGTGGGGCTGGGCAATCGATCCGAAGGGACTACGTATCACAGCTAATCAGCTCTATGAGCGCTATCAAAAACCTCTCTTTATTGTGGAAAATGGGTTAGGGGCTGTCGACCAACCGACTGACGACTTTGTCGTAGAGGACGATTACCGCATTGCCTATTTACAGGCACACGTGAAGGAAATGAAGGAAGCAATTTTAGATGGCGTAGAGCTGTTAGGATATACCTCTTGGGGACCAATTGATTTAGTTAGTGCCTCAACAGGTGAAATGAAAAAGCGGTACGGCTACATTTATGTAGATAGAAATAACGATGGAAGCGGCTCACTCAAGCGAGCGAAAAAGAAGAGCTTTGCATGGTACAAACAAGTTATAGAGACAAATGGCGAGGATCTATCAGAAGGAGGACAATCGATATGA
- the rfbF gene encoding glucose-1-phosphate cytidylyltransferase, which translates to MKVVILAGGFGTRFAEATSRIPKPMIEIGGKPILWHIMKHYSSYGFNEFIICLGYKAHVIKEYFLQYAYSTPSITVNMTEAHPTITVLDKRVEPWKITLLDTGDQAMTGGRLKKAVDYVEEDTFLATYGDGLSNVNIPQLLSYHQSHGKLATLTAVQPEGRFGSLAISPDNTITSFEEKPLGDHHWINGGFFVLNKHIFDAVQDEQTIFESDILPELAKNHELMSFKHTGFWKPMDMLKDQQALEAIWNKGHAPWKTWG; encoded by the coding sequence ATGAAGGTTGTTATACTTGCCGGAGGTTTTGGTACACGCTTTGCAGAAGCAACTAGCAGGATACCAAAGCCTATGATTGAAATTGGTGGTAAACCAATTTTATGGCACATTATGAAGCACTATTCTTCTTACGGATTTAACGAATTTATCATTTGTTTAGGCTACAAGGCACATGTTATTAAGGAATACTTTCTACAATATGCCTATTCAACACCTAGTATTACCGTGAATATGACCGAAGCTCATCCTACTATCACTGTCTTAGACAAACGTGTTGAGCCATGGAAAATTACACTTCTTGATACAGGAGATCAAGCAATGACTGGAGGAAGACTGAAGAAAGCGGTTGACTATGTGGAGGAAGATACCTTTCTTGCAACATATGGCGATGGATTAAGTAACGTCAATATTCCTCAGCTACTTTCTTATCATCAGTCCCATGGAAAGCTTGCCACACTCACTGCTGTTCAGCCTGAAGGTCGTTTTGGCTCATTAGCTATTTCACCAGATAATACTATTACGTCGTTTGAAGAAAAGCCGTTAGGCGATCATCACTGGATTAACGGAGGGTTTTTCGTCTTAAATAAACACATATTTGATGCTGTCCAAGACGAACAAACTATTTTTGAATCAGACATACTCCCTGAACTTGCTAAAAATCATGAATTAATGTCTTTTAAACACACAGGCTTTTGGAAGCCAATGGACATGCTTAAGGATCAACAGGCTCTTGAAGCGATTTGGAATAAAGGACATGCACCATGGAAGACGTGGGGCTAA
- a CDS encoding beta-glucoside-specific PTS transporter subunit IIABC, whose protein sequence is MKYEQLATDILARVGGKENVRSVVHCITRLRFKLKDESKAKTEEIKQMDGVVTVMKSGGQYQVVIGNHVPDVYQAVLAVSGFSQDTSSSQEEEKDQDKNLLNRFIDIIASIFTPILGVLAATGMIKGFNALFVAVGVLDTESGTYQILNAIGDSLFYFFPVFLGYTAAKKFGVAPFIGIAIGASLVYPALEGLTTGDPLYTLFAGTVFESPVYITFLGIPVILMSYATSVIPIILATYFASKVEPFVKKIIPDVVKMFLVPFFTLLIVVPITFIVIGPIATWAGQLLGQGTVFVYELSPLVAGTLLGAFWQVFVIFGLHWGLVPVAINNLTSLGSDPVLATIFAASFAQIGAVLGVYLKTTSKTLKTLSVPAFISGMFGVTEPAIYGVTLPKKKPFILSCVGAGIGGGIIGFFGGQGYIIGGLGIFQIPSFISPTEGITVGFYGALIAMVVAFVLGLVLTYFFGGVNKDEAPIENETATASSEAVEAKPGIVKAGEQIESPLSGQVIPLSEIADQAFGSGSLGTGLAVNPSEGRLVAPASGTVTALFPTKHAVGITTDSGAEILIHIGMDTVQLDGKYFTSHIQQGDRVEKGQLLIEFDMEGIKNEGYELTTPVVISNSKEYTFKTTADKELKTGDLLMTLMR, encoded by the coding sequence ATGAAGTATGAGCAGTTAGCTACGGATATTTTAGCTCGTGTCGGTGGGAAAGAGAATGTAAGAAGTGTTGTGCATTGTATTACGCGACTTCGATTTAAGCTAAAGGACGAGAGTAAGGCGAAGACAGAAGAGATCAAGCAAATGGACGGTGTTGTGACCGTAATGAAGAGCGGTGGACAGTACCAGGTTGTTATTGGGAATCATGTGCCTGATGTGTATCAGGCGGTGCTTGCTGTAAGTGGATTTTCGCAGGATACCTCTTCGTCTCAAGAGGAAGAGAAGGATCAGGATAAAAATTTGTTAAACCGTTTTATTGATATTATTGCGAGTATTTTTACTCCAATTCTTGGTGTACTTGCTGCAACCGGGATGATTAAAGGATTTAACGCGTTATTCGTCGCGGTTGGTGTGCTCGATACAGAGTCAGGTACGTACCAAATTTTAAATGCGATTGGGGATTCGCTGTTTTACTTCTTCCCAGTTTTTCTTGGATATACGGCCGCAAAGAAGTTTGGTGTAGCGCCATTTATCGGGATCGCGATTGGTGCTTCACTCGTGTATCCAGCGTTAGAGGGATTAACAACAGGCGATCCGCTGTATACGCTCTTTGCAGGAACGGTGTTTGAATCGCCGGTTTACATCACTTTCTTAGGTATACCTGTTATTTTAATGAGCTATGCAACATCCGTTATTCCGATTATTTTAGCAACGTACTTCGCGTCAAAAGTAGAGCCGTTTGTTAAAAAGATCATTCCAGATGTTGTGAAAATGTTCTTAGTTCCATTCTTCACACTTTTAATTGTTGTACCGATTACATTTATCGTGATTGGTCCAATTGCAACTTGGGCAGGACAGTTACTCGGTCAAGGTACCGTGTTTGTGTATGAGCTGAGCCCACTAGTTGCAGGGACGCTACTTGGAGCCTTCTGGCAAGTGTTCGTTATCTTTGGTCTCCACTGGGGACTTGTACCAGTTGCCATTAACAACTTAACGTCACTTGGCTCAGACCCAGTGTTAGCAACGATCTTTGCGGCTTCCTTCGCTCAAATCGGTGCGGTACTAGGTGTGTATCTGAAAACGACGAGTAAGACGTTAAAGACATTAAGTGTACCAGCCTTTATTTCGGGTATGTTTGGGGTAACGGAGCCAGCAATTTACGGGGTTACGCTACCTAAGAAGAAGCCGTTTATCTTAAGCTGTGTTGGAGCAGGTATCGGTGGTGGTATTATCGGATTCTTTGGTGGACAGGGATATATTATTGGAGGCTTAGGTATCTTCCAAATTCCATCCTTTATTTCCCCAACAGAAGGAATTACCGTTGGATTTTACGGAGCACTCATTGCCATGGTCGTAGCGTTCGTATTAGGGCTTGTCCTCACGTACTTCTTTGGTGGAGTCAATAAAGATGAAGCGCCTATTGAGAATGAAACGGCGACTGCATCAAGCGAAGCAGTTGAAGCGAAGCCAGGTATCGTCAAAGCAGGAGAGCAAATTGAGAGCCCGTTATCTGGACAGGTCATTCCTCTTTCTGAAATTGCGGATCAGGCGTTTGGATCAGGCTCATTAGGTACAGGACTTGCGGTTAATCCGTCTGAAGGTAGACTCGTTGCACCTGCTTCTGGGACAGTAACCGCACTTTTCCCAACGAAGCATGCCGTTGGTATTACGACTGATTCTGGTGCAGAGATTTTAATCCACATTGGAATGGATACCGTGCAGCTTGATGGGAAGTACTTTACCTCGCACATTCAGCAGGGGGATAGAGTGGAGAAGGGTCAGCTGTTAATTGAGTTTGATATGGAAGGTATTAAAAACGAGGGCTATGAGCTTACGACGCCAGTCGTGATCTCAAACTCGAAGGAATATACCTTCAAAACGACAGCTGATAAAGAATTAAAAACGGGAGATTTATTAATGACATTAATGCGCTAA